The nucleotide sequence CAGGAAAATGAAGTGGCTCATGATGTGACACACCAGCACCACTTGTTCGACCGTCCGGCGCTCTAAAATGCGTTGCATGGATTTCAAATACTCGTTTGGGACAAATACCTTGCCGATCGCCACCATACTGTGCCCCTGGGGGCTATGAGCAACTATTTCTAATGTATGGCTGCCGGTATCAAATTCGATAGAGAGATTAAATCTCAAGTAGTTACATAATAATGGCGGTGCCACTGGGGCTATGATTCGAACTATGGCATCATAATTACACTACAAGGAGCCACATAAATTAAAGCTCATGTACTCACATAATAAATGGTTCACCATTAAACTTGGAAGCACACTGCATCTGTGAAACATAACAGCAACCTCTGAGAAATAAAAAAACTTCAACAGTAAAACACAGCTCACAAAACTTACAAGTTGGATATAAGCTGCTGTGTTTGATATCATGCAATCGTGGCATTATTGCATATGTCGAAGATTTCGTCTAAAGGTGCATGATCACCAGTACCTTCATCTTTTCTTCCATACAACAAATGCTTCCCTTTGAATACAAACATACCTCcctgaaaggaaaaaaaaaacttataagaAAATTGGTAGCGACTTGACTAAATGTTCAAGCAACAAATATGAGGACAATAGAACCTGCTGCAAAACGCTAGAGCTATTGCCGGGGGTGGCTGTAATGGTATAATTCTTACTCCCTTCTTGATCGACTCCCATCTTGAGAACACCTTAGTCTATTGAATGTGGACAGAAACGAATTTTGATTTAGCAAAGTTGGTGGATGGCCAATTTTAGGAATGCAAGAAAAATATAGAACTTACACTAGCTGGATTAAAGAAAGTTCTGCCTAATCCAAAATATAAGCCCAAGACATCTTAAGCCTGGAAAACATCAAAGCATTAGAAATGATGTTCTCTTGTAAGAAATGGATCAGGAATTTGTTAATGTTGTTTACCTTCCTTTCCGAGTCCGCGTAGAGATAATCCATAAATGGCAACTGTAAATTGAAAGTGAAGATGTAGAAAACCATGGGCAAagttaaaacactcaacaatCAGAATCATTATTCTCACAGCACTGAAAATAATATCAATACTTACTAGTAATTGATTAGAACTAGAGATGAAAGAGGTAACATCTCATTATATTACTAGCAATGACTATACTAATTCACTGATCGGATAAGTCCCATTTAGGGGGTGCCAAATCTAGGGTGTAAATgagctgagccgagccgagccgagctcgagcttgggTTGGCTCGAGCTCGAGAAAACTAAAGAGACTCGACTCGAGCGAGTTTTTAAAtctaagctcgagctcggcttgaaACAATGAATTTAAACGAAAAAATAAGATGCGTGATTACATAATGAAATACACTAACCACAATATTAAAATACTGAATTAGCTTGGCTCGAACAAGCTCGACGAGTCATCGAACCAATATTAAatgggctcgagctcggctcgaataTTAAATAAGCCGGCTCGAGCTCTGTCAACTCCAAGCTCGAGTCGAGCTTTGACCGAGCTGCTCGGCTCATTTGCACCCCTAGCAAAATCTATTGTTGCTAATCTCATAATGACCATGAAGTATTTCCTGTTCTAATTGGCTTCACTCACTTTTCAAGAACATGAACTTGAGCAAATAGGAAGTTGATCCAAAGTTAACAGCATTTGAGTAAAGTCATCACAGATAaagtgaattattaaaaaaaaaaaatggacggCCCAGTGCACAAAGTTCCTGCCATGCGAAGTCCCGGGAAAGGATCCATTATATGCAGCCTTACCTTGTTTTTTGCAAGAGATTGTTTCCAGGAtttaggtcacaaagcaacaactttaccgttgcgccaaaacCTCTTCATAAAGTGGATTATTACCCTACTCAAAATCCAACAGGTGGTGTTCCTTTTTATAATTACATATGAAACTACGAAAATTGGAATGAAATGCTTCAGCTTACACACTAACAACACTTCCTAGGGACAAACATAAAGATCTATCATTATACTATTAACAATTTTCCTTTAAAAACTTCTGTTGTTTCTTCTGCGTATGATTTGGGAGCAACCATTTATTAGAGATCAGAGCATATGTAATGCAAGGTTCCTATATGATTTCCTCCCTCTTTTGCATAGATTTAGGTAAAAAAGATGCTAAAGGCTAAGTGGAAGGAGATCATAAGCAAAGGAAACTGGAAAATATCCATGTTTCAGGAGATATGTTCTCTCTTGAAACATAGAACAAACATACTATTGTAAAACAACTGATTACTACAATCAAAGTTAACTGCAAAATTGAAATCATTACCCGTTCAGCAAGCATGCAAGCTTTGTCAGGAGTCCCAACACCAACTGCAATTAGTTTAACTCCTGCTGCATCAAATTTAGATATCGACTCCTTCAAGACCTAAGCAAGCTCACAACCGTTTGGTGTCAACACAAACGGACTAAATGTTATCACTAATCATCTATGTGTTTGCAGGTATAGAAAGAGAAGAGCTAAACTCACCAACAAAAACATCCAAAATGCCTCATAAGCGCAACCACGGCAACGCCCTAATCCACACAAAAGTAGTTGATCATGTATCAATCTGCCAGGACATTAATGAAACGGAACAGCTAACAATTGCCTAACCGAACAAACTAAGAACATCTGGCAATCAGATCTAGAgaagaaagatttagaaaatcagTAGTTATGCAAGATTAATGCAAAGAAATATGAACGGGAGAAGGGAAGCAATTTGATACTTCGTTTTGGTCGCAGAGATCCCTGAGGAACACGGGCTCTCCAGTGCCCGCTGCAAAGACGCGGACGCCATCAAGGGCATCCCAGGTCGCATCGACGCAGCCAGTAGCCACTGCGGCGGAGGAACCAGGCGACGCAGCTCGAAGGATCGGCATCTGAAGCCGACTAGTGACGAGCCGAGCGAATCGGGGATCAAACCCACAGACGGCTTCGGCGGAGAATTCGATCCGCTTATGGGGGAGCGAGGCAGAGAGAGGGTGAGCGACGGAGGGGAGGAGACCGCCATTCCTGCTCGCCGACGCAGCTGCAGCGGCGAAGCAACAAACCCCAATTGCCTCCAGAACAAAATCGAAGCGGCAGCAATGAAAGAGTGAAGACTCTCCTTTCTTCCGCTGCCAAGGAGAGCGCGAAGCTGGATCACGGCTTGCAGTGTACTCTCGCCTCTTGTAGAAAAACCTAATGGCCATAGACGAGATGGAGTTTAGTCCCACATCGCTTGTTCCTGCTGAATGGAGTGGAACTAGCGCCATAAAAGAAGAGGCCATGACTCATTGCAActcatacctttctcggccttttggctaagatcaagtgtagtatctgttcttatcagtttaatatctgatacgtggaccattggttcactatgatattaaattaattttttattgggGAGGGTCCACTACAGTAGTTTACTACTGGGTCCCTTGCGCGTCGCCTTTGTCTTGCACTAATGCAAGGGCTGGCGCACCCGACCaagttagtttaaatttatatataaatatatataggttAGTTTATTGTTTATCACCAACCTgaagattattaattttttaatctatATTAATTAAAACGTTAAACGAAATCTATATTTataaatgtttaaaatttttctaattaaaatttaaaataaatattaatcgaACTATTACTTCTAATTGTGATAAAATAATCTTATTTGGTTTAATCGAACTACACCTAATTAGGCTCTTATGATGAAGCCATATGCCTTGTCAAATATAATAATTGCCACGTCAAATAAGACGCTTTCTCATCCGAATACCAACTCCACTAAACCGTGAGGGCACTTGAATTTAGTTCAAACTTTGCTTGAGATCTAATGAAGCAAAATAAATCACGTGCTGAACAACTTCCTAGGTGGGAGAACATTTAATCAGGAATGAACCTAGAAGAATCGACCCTCATCAAATAGAACACCCTACCACCCGAATACGAACTCGGTTACACCATGAGTTCACTCAAGTTTGGTTCAAGCTTGATTTGATGTAATCAAGTtctcaatttaagtttttttaattggTAAAAGTATTTAACTTTCGTAGACTAATCCTAAGATGACTAACCCGACTCTGTAAAAATTTCTCATCAATAAAAATTCATCCATTAATTCGTCAAGACTATAACTCAATCTTTAGATGTCtcataaactaaaaaaaatcctATCATTATACCATTAATCTCAAGAACaaactttattttattgtttaaaacttatttaattagttattaaatttaataatttaaagttgttatatttattttaatttttttatttatttaacatgttaataaaatttttattaatgaatattattcataaatttattcgtttaatttaatgagttgttcaaactcattaaattaattaatgttaTATTGTattgaacaaatataaatatgttaaggaggCACGCTTGCGATATGCAACGAGAGCACAATGATAGAGGACCGCTTGGGAACCGCTTGGGATATGAGCACAATGTTGTTACCATCTTGATAATCTTAAACCAACTCCAGACTAATGCTTTGAATAAACAGGCTCACTCAGTCAATCTGATAAGTAGAGAAAGTGGCTAAATGAAAACCATAAGAAAACCCTACGGAGGGCCCGAATTATAGGAGAATAACTCGTGGGTCAGATTAACTTCCATGTTAAGGCTCTTTCATGCAAGGGAGCAACAAAGTTAGGAAAGTAGGCAACAAAGTTCTTTGATAAATTTTGCAATGGGAGAGGGAAGCACAGGGGCCAAAGTAAGATCACatctcttcccttcctgttattGCAGGTAGATATAAAAGAAACGAAACGAGTTCAATGGGATGAACCCAGCATATCATATGAGAACCGCCAATGCTTCAAGAGTAAGATGCATGAATTGAGACTTCCTCAAAATATTTGACAGTACGATGATACCTATAAATTAACAACTTTGTCAAATATCATGAGACACACAGTTCCTCATAATATGTCATCCTGGTTCTTCTCGTAAAACATTCTTAAGCTACCAGAAATTGGTGCAGGAAAATTGCTGTCAACCGAACGGCTAACAGAAGGAGTATCGAGTATAATACGAGAGGGTATAATGCCAGACTAACCTGCACACAAAATTGAGTCAATTCGGATAGTTTTGACTTTTTGATGAACTTCTTCCAATTTCCAACCTTGCATTAAACTCCAAGGTTCAATGCTTCATCCGCACCAGGTACTGCTACATCATGGTCCGACTCTGCAGCATAGAAGGACCAAACGGATGCACAATTCTCATTGCCTGGAATCCACAGAAATGGAAAGTTTCAGTCTGAATAGAGATGATATTGGTGGTTTAGAGATTGTCACGTTAGCAGGCCACATGAATTGTCCACTGTTATGTCCTTTATTCAATTGGATGAGTATCGACAATCAGGATCATGTTGTTCAAATAGCAAGCTTTGAACATATGAATATCATTCCTAACATATTTTCACTCATTTTTGTCATATAATAGATTGTTAATTTGATCCTTTCGAGTAATTTCACAAACATACATCTGAACTCTCGAAGGCATTTAGACTTAGCTGCAAAGCCATATTACAAGAAGCATGGTTAGAAGATTAATACCTTTAAAGCTTGAATTCTCTTCAATATTGTCCAGCAAATCAAATCTTCGATTACCAGAAGACGATGCAGCAAGTGATTGAGATGGATGAAAAGAGAAACCATTGACCGTGTCTAGATAAGAATATTAAGCATAAGGAAACATGAGAAGGAAATAAAACAGTGGGGAAATAAAACttaaaatccaaaaataaaacaACTATTTATCATGTATATTTTGACACCAAATTCTAAATTCTGTTTTATGAAAATGAATATTGAAAGAGAAAACTTTTCAGCAAACAAGTATGTGGCCAAAAAGCAAAATGAAGTGTATACCAGATGCAGCTTGAAAGCTCGCCGTCCACTCGCCGGTTTGAAGATCATATATGTGAACTAGACCATCCTGCCAGTAGCCAGAAACCAATTATTGTTTGAAAGTGTTCCATTTTATCCCCAATAGTTTACCTCCTTTTCAAAATCCCCCTTCTAGTTTCACAATATCTTAGAGATATTCAAACTCTTTTCAATTCATCCCTTAATCATTACCACCATCACTTTATCTTGGCTGACATGCCATGTGTATGCCACGCCTCTTTTCCATTGATGATGTTAATGACTAGTGTGAAATGACGAGAGTTTGAAAACCCGGGGATAGTCTAAGAGCATTTTGAAAATGAAGGTAAACTTCAAGAAGATGAAATgaaactttcctttattatttgGATTTTATAAGCTACATAATACTTGTAAACATATAAAGAATACCTCTCCTCCTGTACCGAGGTGTCTTCCACAAGGTTCGATATCAAATGATATTCGCTGGTTGGTGTGCTCAGATGATCTATATAGTCTGCGAGGACACATGAAAAGCTCATGAAGGTTTGTTTACATTGAATAAGAAAAAAACTACATTCATCTATTCTGCAAGAAAAATCACATGATTCTGTCCTGAGAACAAACAGTGAAAAATATGTTAATGTGTTGATTGGGATAGTAGTACTTTTAGTTCATCTTTTCTAGTAATCTCCCATGTTCATTGAGCATTGTCATCGTTGCTAAGTGACTTTTTCCTTGTTTGTTATGATTGTACGTGACACACACACATCTATGACAAAATAGCGCACAACTACTGTATTACTTAAACTTGAGTACAAGTATATCTAATACGGTTATTTCAACAAAAAATTTTTTGCATGTGATCAGTAGGAATGTGATGTACATTCAGTGTATGCCCATGGTGAAGTATCAGTGTGTCACGTTGTTATCGAAAGAATAGATGAATATATATCATAGCTCAACAATCACATAAGAGTATATAAGCCCCTCTATTTTAATCATTTGCTGCTTAtcctattaataatattttccgaAGGATACATGACAATTATACTACTCAGACTTGAGAGCAAGTTACTGCAATGAATGAGAATCCAAAATATGCAACACAATTGTCTCCACAACTTTTTACGTGTGATTAACATATGTAAGTGTCCAGTTGGAGAGACCATgatggagtgttgatgttgaaaAGAAGTATTTACGAGATAGATGGAAAATCCTACCATATCACAACGATCACATGAAAAAGCAGAAGCTCCTCTTCCCTCATTATCCTATTCATAGTATCTTCATTCATCTCTCTTTGTTGATAGATTTAAGATATCTAAGTCTATATACAAGAAGAATTCTGTGTCAATAAATTCTAAATAGTTTGTCACTTATGATTATAACATGAAAGgactcaaatgaatctaatcaatAAATTTCACAACAAAATCTCCTTCATGTAAGACAAGAAAAGATGATAAGAACTTACTGGTATACAATCCCAACTGTATTGCGAATATCCCAGCACAATATGTATGGATCCTGGAAGCACCATGGACATAAATAACAGGTTTTGAAAATGtgaagaaaaagatagatcaatGAAATAATATGGATTGTATAAGCAACAGGTTTTTATTGTAATAGGTTTacataatttttgaaaaacaagTATACATATAAATATAGTGGCATCATTATAAATATGTTGAAGATGCAGCTAGAAGAAGAAAAGATATGCAGAAAAAAGACCCATGTCAATCAGACTCGAAAGTATTAGTTCATGCACTCTGAAGATTCGGTTCACTCTCTGTGACACATGTTTTATTTTGACAATGAGGCAATAGGTTTAATACAACAAACCAAAAAATAGGCATAATATTCTCAACATAAATCAAGCACAAAGAAATTTGGTAAAGGATATTAAAATAGAAGAAAACAGAATTTTCATTAGAAAGAATGAATATTTGACCTGAGGTAGAATGTCAATCATTCTAAATGCTGATTGTGTAGCCTCTTGTTACCAACCACACTGTCCCCACAAGATGCCGCTAGAGGGTGGCAGATTTGCTACAATGGGGCAAGGAATGAATTCCCGGCAGGGACATACCCTTAGGGAAAAAAACCCCTCCCACCCCCTAGCCAACTTGGCGGTCGGTTATAAGCTgaccccgtgatttacctcctttcatAGGAGACAGGCAAGGCGTTTGGGGTGAGTGTAATCACCTTTGCTACAATTGTTACCAACCACATTTAACTAAATCATCCATAATATTGTTGGTTAATAAAATCCTAGGCATGTAATAAATAACATGACATTTTGGAAACGCCTAGAAATCCTTATATTTGCTTCGTTAACATGGTAAgcttcaaaaaaattaaaaaatttgaaccaAGTATCAGCACACATATGATCTGTAGCTCAATTCATAGCAATACATCATGCATGATAGAGAGCAGTAGAAAAAGGATGATTTGAGTCGAATTGCCCACAATGCAATTTCATAAATTCATCAAATATATTGGAAATTAATGGATGATCATACTTTGCAAATCACAGTTATAACATTACTGGTATATGCAAATTGTCAAGATGTAATATACCTTCCTCCCTCCTGTATAGAGATAGTATCCATCTTTTGAGAATAATACCTGAAAATATAATTGCCATCAACAGTTGTCAGAGGTGTTTAAGTAAATGCATTGTCCTACTAACCTGTGTAACACCCCCTAGTTGACCATGTAGTACATATAGTAATTCCATATTATCCTCAGAGTAGATAGCGGTGGTCTGGCTGTAAGAGCCAATAGCAATCATCCCATTGTGAGTAGGAGAAAAGGCAATAGAAGATACAAGGCCTGAAGAATAAAGTAACAAGAAAACATTGACATCTTAAGAATTATATATTAGAAATATAGGTGCTAGAGgagcaaaaaaaaattaaaagccaAAAAAAAGACCCCATAAAAAACAAAGGAAAGGGGCACATGATAAAAATTCGAAAAAGGAATAGGCGGATGACCTAAAATTTCTAATCAACTTAAATGCTGTTAATAAAAAACAAAAGTCATGAGGAAAAAATATCACTCAGGTTCATTGAGTAGTTGAAATATAACCATGGGAAAggagtgagatgaaaaattagactCAAAGAAGCTTCTCTGAACCAGCTCTTGCACACATCCCTTAATGGTCAAAACATACAATGTTATGACTATTTTAAGGGACATAATTTAATCTGGATTTGAAATTTACTAATTATATTTAGCTTTAATAAGAGTTTGTTTCATTATGTTATCTATTCAAAGGATTAGATGATATTGGATCTAACTCATTTATGACCATTATCAGCTTGACCTGATATCTTTTCACTTGCCATGAGTATGCTCACACTCATTTCATGTGGATGCAGAAGAGCAATATCGAAGACATTAGCTACATATACCAATTACTAATTCGACAAGAAAATCAATCATTACTAAATTAGTAAGACGACATAGAGATGATGACTACTGACCAGTTGAGAGGTGGCAGAAAATGTGTGCTTATAGACATGAGATAAACACAAGCAtataacaacaaaaataaaaacgcACACACAACTTCCCGATCAATTTTGAATTACCTGATGGGCCATTACCTGCAAAGCAACGACATACCAAACACTGTCCTAGTATTTTAGAAAGATTACCTGATGGGCCATTATTTCCTTTATGCAGAGAATATTGCTGAAAATCACGACCAGGGCGATGCACATCAAACACTCTTAAGGATTTATCATATCCAGCAAAAAGCCTATAGGAGGAAAAGATTTTGATTCTGTAACAATAAAGGGGTAGTAAATGGAAGTATTTCTCTATATATAATATACAGAATCTATACTTTGATCCTGAAGTATTGAAAGAAATTGAAAGGGCAGCTGTTATCTCATCCATGGCATCATACGCTCGATAAGTGCAACGAAGCTGTCAATTATCAACACGAAAGACAAATGAATAAACAACATGTCCGCATCATGTCAAACGGAGCAGAAGAACAGCTCATATATGAGTTGAATAGCACCTGACCGGAACTAGCGTCCCACAGATGAATTGGGTGGTCGCGAGTGGTACTGGCAAATACACAGCTCGCAGGATCTGAAATTGTTAATTAAACCCTGGTGAATGTATCCGTAGTACAGTAACCATCCCAACAGCAAGTCAAAAAACCAGTAAGAAGATTGACACCTGATGCAGACATGTAAGGGAACCAACAGAAATCGTAGACACTCTCCGCTTCCCTCACAATGAGACTTGAACCGTACGAATCTACTCCAACAAACACCAGGAAGCATCAAatcgtgaaaaaaaaaaaaaaacagagcaaACTGAATTCGTGGATCATGTTCCTAGTACGCACCGACATCCATACCTTGCCCGTCAATCCCAGCAGCAGAAGGCTCCACGTTATCAGCAATAAAAGCATCCTCCGGTCTATTTGGATAAATGGCATGTCATGATGAGAAATTCGTCGAAGAAAAGGTAGATGGCACTTACTGGTAGAACAGACGCAGGGAGTTGTCGTCGGAGCCGGTGAGGAAGCAGGAACCGTCGGGAGACCACTTGACCCCTTTCAGGAAGTTAGCACCAGGGTTTGAGCCGTCCTGGAACTGACGGCAGAAGTGGTAGAGCCGGCGAGGGGCCTGATCAAACCTAAACACTGGCCACTGGCAGCACCAAGCCGCTTCCCGCTCGATCGCTTCTTCTACTCTCGCTTCtacttctccttcctcctccacAGCCGCCGGCAGCCGCTCGAGGCCCGTAGCCTCCAGCGCCAGAGCCATGGAGCTTTTGCCAGAGAATCGAgcgattttgaaaaataaagccCTAATTTAGAAACAGAGCCGTGCTCAGCTCTGTTTACTCTGGCGGACGGATAAAAGGAGGGAAAGGAAAAAATCaatgaaaaaataaaaggaaaagaaaagaaatttttcaaaaaaaaaaacacaagtaGAAAGTAG is from Zingiber officinale cultivar Zhangliang chromosome 7B, Zo_v1.1, whole genome shotgun sequence and encodes:
- the LOC122005880 gene encoding telomerase Cajal body protein 1-like isoform X1; translation: MALALEATGLERLPAAVEEEGEVEARVEEAIEREAAWCCQWPVFRFDQAPRRLYHFCRQFQDGSNPGANFLKGVKWSPDGSCFLTGSDDNSLRLFYQPEDAFIADNVEPSAAGIDGQGMDVDSYGSSLIVREAESVYDFCWFPYMSASDPASCVFASTTRDHPIHLWDASSGQLRCTYRAYDAMDEITAALSISFNTSGSKLFAGYDKSLRVFDVHRPGRDFQQYSLHKGNNGPSGLVSSIAFSPTHNGMIAIGSYSQTTAIYSEDNMELLYVLHGQLGGVTQVLFSKDGYYLYTGGRKDPYILCWDIRNTVGIVYQLYRSSEHTNQRISFDIEPCGRHLGTGGEDGLVHIYDLQTGEWTASFQAASDTVNGFSFHPSQSLAASSSGNRRFDLLDNIEENSSFKGNENCASVWSFYAAESDHDVAVPGADEALNLGV
- the LOC122005880 gene encoding telomerase Cajal body protein 1-like isoform X2, translating into MALALEATGLERLPAAVEEEGEVEARVEEAIEREAAWCCQWPVFRFDQAPRRLYHFCRQFQDGSNPGANFLKGVKWSPDGSCFLTGSDDNSLRLFYQPEDAFIADNVEPSAAGIDGQDSYGSSLIVREAESVYDFCWFPYMSASDPASCVFASTTRDHPIHLWDASSGQLRCTYRAYDAMDEITAALSISFNTSGSKLFAGYDKSLRVFDVHRPGRDFQQYSLHKGNNGPSGLVSSIAFSPTHNGMIAIGSYSQTTAIYSEDNMELLYVLHGQLGGVTQVLFSKDGYYLYTGGRKDPYILCWDIRNTVGIVYQLYRSSEHTNQRISFDIEPCGRHLGTGGEDGLVHIYDLQTGEWTASFQAASDTVNGFSFHPSQSLAASSSGNRRFDLLDNIEENSSFKGNENCASVWSFYAAESDHDVAVPGADEALNLGV